The genomic window GCGCATTCGGGTATTGTGGACGGAAGGCCATTCTCGGGATGGATCGACAAGAGCACCAATAAGCCAATTGCCGACCGGGAAATTAAAGAGAAATATCACGACTTTATTCGTAAAAACTGTGGTCTGCGTTATGCGGAGAGTAAACCAGATTCACCCTCATGGACGGGCATGGAGTCGCTGCACGAAGTCGAGATTTCCAAAGACCATGAGCCAGTCGAGGTTAGCAAAGAAACCGCAACCCAGCTGAAAAACATTCATGGCGAAAACTTGATCGTCATATCCAATGAAGAAACAGGTCAGTCAAAGATTGTGCTGAAAAAGGGGGCGAAAATCATGATACCCAAGCTGCTGCGGACGCAACATACCGTCGCTGGCCAAGTCCCTGCGGGCTGGAATCCCAGCACCTATGGGATCCCCGAAGAAATCATCGGCCAAGTCGATCCAGTAACTCTTTTTGCGCTGGTCGCCTCGGCCGAAGCCCTCCAGTCTGCGGGCATCTCCGATGCTTACGAGCTCTACGAGCACTTGCATGTAAGTGAGGTGGCGAATTGCACGGGATCTGGCTTCGGAGGGAGTGCCAGCATACGAAAAATGTTCAAGGGGCGCTACCAAGATCAGCCGGCAGCAAAGGATATACTTGCCGAGTCTTTTATCAGCTCCACCAGCGCATGGATAAACATGCTTCTCATGTCGTCTGCCGGGCCTAACAAGACGCCAGTGGGAGCATGTGCCACTGCGCTGGAGTCTCTAGACACTGCCTTTGATCTGATACAGGCCGGAAAAGCCAAGATGTGTTTGGTAGGCGGCTTTGACGATATGCTGAAGGAAATTTCCGACGAGTTTGCCAATCTCAAGGCTACCGTCGACgcggatgatgatgccgcaaGAGGCCGGGAGCCGTCCGAGATGAGCCGGCCAGCCACGTCGACTCGCAACGGCTTTGTGGAGTCAGAAGGCGCAGGAGTTCAAATCGTTACCTCGGCCAATGTCGCTCTCGAGATGGGCCTGCCGATTCATGCCGTGATTGCATTGACGCGGACAGCAATGGACGGAGCGAGTAGGTCGATTCCCGCACCGGGCCAGGGACTCTTGGGCTCAGCCGCTCAAACGCAAAGTAAATACGACTCCCCGTTGATGAGCATGGCATACCGTAAGCGTTCGCTGCAAAAAAGGTTACAGCAAGCCGCCGAGATGCGCGAGCTGCAGATTTCTGACCTAGGGGAGGAGATTGCCCATCTGAAGCGGCAAGGCTGCGCTTTCGACGAGGCCAACTATGTCCAACATCGCATGGCCAGCATTGAGCAAGACGCAAAGCGCGACCGAGCAGAAGCACTGAAACTCTATGGTAATCACTTTTGgatccatgatggccgcATCTCACCGATTCGAGGCGCTCTTGCTGTTTGGGGCCTGACAGTAGACGACATTGATGTTGTTTCTTTCCACGGCACCTCGACAAAGGCAAACGAGAAGAATGAATCGTCCGTCATCAACGAGCAATTCAAGTACCTCGGTCGCACGGAGGGCAATGTAGTCCCCGTCGTCTGCCAAAAGTTCCTCACTGGGCATCCAAAGGGAGCCGCTGGAGCTTGGATGCTCAACGGCTGCATGCAGCTCATGGCTGATGGAAGAATTCCAGGCAACCGCAACGCCGACAACATCGATGCGGCACTACAGCAGTACGACTACCTCGTGTTTCCCAACAAGACAATTGAAAAGCCAGAGGTCAAGGCCTTTGTCGTCCAATcgtttggctttggccagaagggcgccatggccatcggTGTCAACCCCAAGTATCTTTATGCGACactggatgaagatgacttTATGGCGTATAAGCAAAAACGCCACGTACGCGAGCGGCGATCAAACAGAGTGTCCAGTGAGAGATTCTGCAACAATTCGATATTTCAAGCAAAGGATGAGACGCCCTACGCTGCTGCGGACCGTTCGAGGGTGCTATTGAGATCAGAAGCATAAATTGACCAGAGGCAAACCCGGGAAAAAAGTGTATTGACCAATAATCTTGGCGCTGGACTCTAAGGCATGGGACGAAAGTCGATGGGCAATAAAGGAGAAGGAATGAAATGGGGATCGTCACTGGGAGGCGGAGACAGCTGCATACTTGAAATGTCTTTGATCTATTTGGTGAATTTTATTTGACTTGATTGTTAGTGAGATATTGGTACTTGAGTACGTAGCATATTTTTGTGCGATTGCGAAATGGTAATGGATTCAAGCACGCTACAGAAGATTCCAAATGTTACCTGGGTAGTCTTATCGCCATCTTGTTGATTTAAGTCGTATTTCCCATTGGGCATATCGAACAAGGAAGACGCAAGAAAGTTGATGTGTAATCGCCACAATGCGCCCGGTATTGAACCTAACTTGGTTGCCTGCaggttgttgttggtctCAAATCTTCTCACAACGAATATTCCAAATCATGACCAACACCCATGTTTTGGCGCGACGAGTGACAGAAGAATTACAGAAATCTCACTAATTTCTGCCGGTAACATCCAGCATCATGTCATGGAGCAGCCAGCACAACGCTCGGGTGCGCCACCAGTCTTGTCGACCAATATATCTCACCGTGCCCATACCTTGCACGTATCCTTGTACATTACCGACCCCTTATTGCTTATAGACATGGGGTGAGACTTTTGCACGAGGTATTTTCGCCAGGCTGGCAACACTGTCGGCTGAGCAAGTCGTGCCATGTGGCGGCTTACGCACAATGAAGGGCCCCCCTCGCCTTTCGTCTACAAATAATCAGGGTCCATCATTGAATGTTTGGCAAAACCTGCCAGTAAGACCAGATTTGTCGGCGGAAAGCACCTCTTTGGGCGAGGGTGATGAGGTGCAATGCTTGATTGGCCTCTGTCTGTCATTTGTCCTCTGCGGCCCCCAAAAGTACAAACGAGCAGACGGGCGAGAAAGTAGGATCTTCTCAATATTGGAGAGACTATGGGCAGGGGTGCCGTGGCGGACACCTGaatgaacattgaaggatcTGGTCCTTGGGTAGGCGACTAGGCGCGCTGACAAGGGCAGCACTGAAGTGACCTTGGAACGAGCATCGCCAAGAGAGAGTCCATTGGCTACCAGCAGACCGGGCCGGCCGCCGGGCTGCAATTCCCATTGAATGCAGCTTTGCCTGCGTGATGAGATATTGGCGCTGCATAGAATATTGGTGATGATAGTGCATCATGTTACAGGATTTGGTGGAAAAACAGATATAGAAACGATTGGGTAAGCATGTGCATACATGTATATGAATGATATTTATGCATGTCATAGCAACTGGCTGGGGGGCTGAACAACCGGAGTGGCCGTGCCGCTAGCCGCGCCTTCCGTCCAGCGGGCAAAGTCATTGACTGGACGGCTGAACGGTGCACCCGAGTGGGCGGCAGAGCCCGTCGACTAAGAGAACCGTTGAccgttgacggccaaggccattggcTCGGAAGGCTATCAGGGCCCTCCGCTTACGGCAATAAGCACTAGCGCCCGCCGACGTTGCCTGAAATGGAAAAACCAACGAAACGCTAAAGCACATTGGAACATTATCTGACCCTCGTCTAGTCGATACACGTCGAGAACTATTGCGCCGGACCGCCTACCAGGCACTCGTATTAGTCATTTCGTCTTGGCATCAATGTCGACCCCCCTCGCCAGCAGCATCCGCACAACCCCGTCCCGGCCGTTCTCAGCCGCCAGATGCAGCGCTGTCCTGCCGCTGCTGTCCTTGGCGTTGACCTTGACCCCGCTGTCGAGCAGGAGCTGGATAACCTCTTCCCAGCCGCCGCGCACCGCAGCGTGGAGCGGCGTCGATCCCCGGTGGTCCACCGCCTCCAGGAACGCCCGGTGATCGAGCAGCACCTGTACCGTTGCGCCGTGTCCCTCGCGCGCCGCCAGGCAGAGCGCCGTCTGCCCAGCCCCGTCTCGCGACTCAATGTAGGCCCCGCGCCTCAGGAGGAGcgcgacgacgccgtggcATCCCCGGAGCGAGGCAATGTGGAGTGCCGTCAGGCCCGCCGCGCTCGTCCCCTCAATGTCGGCGCCCTTGTCGAGCATCATGCCGATGATGGACTCGTgcgcgaagaaggcggccgtGTGTAGTGCCGTCAGCCCGTCGGCCGGCCTCCAGTCTCGCGATGCGTCCGTCGAGCGGGAGTCTGATGTCGGCAGGGCCAGGGCCTGGTTGTTCGTCAGTGCTGGGCTCGCCTGCCGGTTGTCCTGCGATGCTGGTCAGTGAGCCGTTGGTGGGCGGTGCGCCAGCTGCCGTGCGACTCTTACCTCGGACCAAGAGTCTTCGAACAGTTCTTCGTACTGCCCCAGCTCGCCATGCTTGGCCAAGGTCACGGATGTGTTGACGAGGCCAAATGTTAATGAACCATCCTGCATCTGACAGGGAGGACTGTAATTTTGTAATTCATCGTATTGAGAAAATGGAACGCTTTCCCGCGATCCGGCTGGGTTGGTGCCATGTGCCGCCGAAGTGGTATTCGGTATGGGAGTGAAGAAAGGTGCCTGGTCTTTGGATCCCGGATTTGTGCCGAGACACATCTGAGACATGTGTTGGGAAGGACTGGTGTATATTGTCGAGTTTAAATAATCGCTACAGCTGATATCGGCGCTGCTACCGCTGTCGCGATTCGTATTGCCatcgctgctgctgccgccgtgtGTGGTGGAAGTGCTGGAAGAACTGCTAGACTCGGGAGCTGAGACGGAGCAACGACACGACGGAGCATTCTCCGTCTCTAGCCTTTGTtgctccagcagctccttcctcttcctgcCTACAACCCCATAAGCATATGCGTCTACAGGATACAGAAACGTGTACTTGTTTCGTCTGGACGTACGATAATTGCGCTGAGCGACTCGATTCTGGATACGCCGTCGTTCGACCGCGTCCCGTAAGACTGACCAGTCATCTGATTTCTGTGTGATATCCATGGTAGGTCTGTATTGATTGAGTTTCAGAGCAAAGGTAAAAAGAAGAGGGCAGTGCCGTGTCTGGTCAGTGGTCCCTAGTTTCGTTGACTGTGTAACACCGTTTTCGAGACACCAGCGGCAAGACCTGGGGCTCAACTCTTTAAATGCGGCTAACCAAAGATGCCCTTTCCATCGGTCAAGACTTGACCCGAAACCTGGCGCATCTTCGGCGTCTGCTGGAAATGGTGTGATTGGGGGCATGTCACCCATCCACGTGGAGGCCACGGTTACCCCTGTCTGGCCAGATTTTGTTGTCAGAAAATAGAAGCCTCACAAAAGGCCTGACAGGGGAATGCAAGAGGATGGAGAATACATGCGCCCATACTCGGTAGGGAATTTGCCCTGGAAACACGGCAGCATGAGAACTAGCCTGGGCTGGGCTGAGTCAGGTTTTAGAGCTGCTAAATCAGAATCCTTCGGCATCATACGTGGATAGCGCATCTGCATTTGGGTTAGGAGAGCGACCCTATCATGGTTTTGTCTGCATAGATGCCGAGCCAGGTCCGGGGAGGGTATCTTGCAGGCGTTCACGATGTTGGCGATTCTCCACCACTCTCATTGCCACGTTCCGTCGTGCCATTGACACACCCATTCAGCAGTAGGAAACACCACAGGACTTTGTTTGCAATGCAATGCTATTTGACAGACGGGGGTAACCTTGCcaacatatgtacatactcctCGTtattctactccgtagcaaaGCCATCTCTGGCAGTAGCAAGCTGGGGTAAGCGGGGCGATATCCCCATTAGCTTGGCGATTTTAAACCATTGACCAGATAGGACGGATATCCCACGCAATGTACGGAGTCATCTGTCCTGTTGCGCTGGAATAGCACGTGGTTTGTTCGAGAGGATACCCCCCGCGAGGAGGTTGACAGCAAAACGGCCTCGCTATTGGTGGAACATCGCTCACAGTCGTCAAGGAACCAAACGACTGAAACCAGGCTGATGATGGTACTCGACATCATCAGGCTAGAGCGCTTTGGGATATTCGTGCTTGCTGCGCTGCAGGGGCTGCTGGGTCAGTGGTACCGCACATGAGAGTTCAGCTCAGCCTCCGACTTGGAAACGGCGGCGATTTTGCTATTTAAAACAGAGGGCTGCCTGCCGTCAGTTTTTCCCGTCACCGTCACGTCGTGTCTGGTGGAACCCAGCTCGTTCTCGGCATGCATGTTCGAGAAAGCTCCGAGTGGCGCTCCTCGATGGCCAATGGCCAGGCATATACGGAGCAAGAGGCTCTCAATCGCTCGCAAGGGACTCGGGATAGAGTTAGAGACGGCAGCAAGCGAAATAATGGGCCTGGGGGTGATGCAGCTTCCAATGTTGCCTGCCGAGTCCATCAGGCGACAGAACAATGGCGCCTCCATCGTGGATTCACGGCCGTGGTTTGAGAATGGAGACGAAACCTGGTATTGTGACTTGTCTGGTTGTCCCAGCGTCAATACTATTATTGACTTATCCACATCAAGACGGGTCGCCCGGCACAGCTGACCCGTGCCACGTTTCGATGGACAAGGGCTCGGGTTGGTTGTTCTATTGTTTTAATGTTCCATGGACCATGACCAACATACGTTACCCCGGAAGTGTGCCGTTGGGATGAGTAAGATGCATGCATGTCAGATCCCCACCGTTGACCTTTTCGCCATGTCGTGTGCCATTGTCAACTGTGGTATTATTTTTGCTCTGCTCGTTCCAACATTACTAGTACATTGTCCGTTCCGCTTGCGGCGCCGTGACGTCGTGACGGATCCATCGAATCCTTTCCGCATCTCGTGCGCATTGCCTCTGGAGCTGGTCTTCTTTTGAACTGGCTCTGCCCGTCGAATCCTGACGAGCTATGAATTCGAATCGACACCCCGAGGAGGCGGGCGCGAGACCCCAAAGGTCCCTCCCCGACGGTCATGATGAGAGCGACGCGGCACCGCAACACCACATGGCCGATCCGTTTGCGCATGCGTATGCAAATGAAGTCCACCCTCCCTCGTATGAAGAGGCCCAGGCTTCAACAGCAGGATGCGCGGGGGACCAGAAGACAATGTTTCCCTCCGTGCGGGCATCGAGCAGCAGTCCTGGCAATCATGCCGCTTCGAGCCAAGAAACGTATGTTGACCATATTTCGACCATGACAACCAAACAGaatttttctttattttttaacaATAACAAAAAAACAGGAGGCAGTTTGACCAACGTCCATTGGACCCCGATTACTCTTACCAGCTTGGCGCGTCTGCAGAACCTACCGCTGAAGCGACGACAATCGGAGCAGCATTTCGAGATACACAAGACGAGCCAAAGTCGCAGTCCTCTGAGACGGAGGGAACACGCGCGTTTGTCATTGGTAAGTGGCCACTTTAGCGTCTGTATTCAGAGGCCGGGCTGACGAGGCATGGAGACGATGGACGCGTCGAGATGCACATTGACGAGTCGCGACTCATATCTAGAATCCTGTCGACGACATTGCAAGCCGATAACCGATCCCAGGAACAAAACCCGACAGCCCGacgctcttcttctcccggCCCTACTCAAGGCAAACTGCCAAGCAGCAAGGTGGTCCGGCTCAATGTCGTCATGCAGGTCGTAGGATCCCGTGGCGACGTCCAACCCTTTGTGGCTCTCGGAAAAGTCCTCAAGGAGAAGTACGGTCACCGGGTCCGCTTGGCAACACACGGCGTCTTTCGCAAGTTTGTCACCGAGAATGGCCTGGAGTTTTTCGACATGGGCGGGGATCCAGTGCAGCTCATGGCCTTTATGGTGAAGAATCCAGGCTTGATCCCCGGCATCGATTCCATCGCCAGCGGTGACGTGGGGAAACGGCAGAAGGAAATGAAGGAAATCCTCATGGGCGCCTGGAGATCATGTTTCGAGGCTGGTGATGGCACCGGGCCGCCGCTGGAACAAGAGGGATTCCAGACGAGCGAAACCGAGATCCCCTTCATCGCAGATGCCATTATTGCGAACCCGCCCAGTTCCGGCCACATTCACATTGCCGAGAAGCTGGGGATTCCGTTGCACATCGTCTTCACGTACGTATCGCCACTTTGACGCTGAACATGTTGGACTAACATGTGATCAAAAGAATGCCATGGTCCCCAACGCTGTCGTTTCCTCATCCCCTTGCCAACATTGTATCAGTGACGACTGGCGAGCGGAGAGCCAATTTTCTCAGCTACGCACTCGTCGAAGTCTTGATGTGGCAAGGTCTTGGGGCCGTCATCAATCGCTTTAGAGAAAAGACTTTGTTTCT from Metarhizium brunneum chromosome 2, complete sequence includes these protein-coding regions:
- the Ank2_0 gene encoding Ankyrin-2 encodes the protein MDITQKSDDWSVLRDAVERRRIQNRVAQRNYRRKRKELLEQQRLETENAPSCRCSVSAPESSSSSSTSTTHGGSSSDGNTNRDSGSSADISCSDYLNSTIYTSPSQHMSQMCLGTNPGSKDQAPFFTPIPNTTSAAHGTNPAGSRESVPFSQYDELQNYSPPCQMQDGSLTFGLVNTSVTLAKHGELGQYEELFEDSWSEDNRQASPALTNNQALALPTSDSRSTDASRDWRPADGLTALHTAAFFAHESIIGMMLDKGADIEGTSAAGLTALHIASLRGCHGVVALLLRRGAYIESRDGAGQTALCLAAREGHGATVQVLLDHRAFLEAVDHRGSTPLHAAVRGGWEEVIQLLLDSGVKVNAKDSSGRTALHLAAENGRDGVVRMLLARGVDIDAKTK